The following proteins come from a genomic window of Synechococcus sp. NB0720_010:
- the clpS gene encoding ATP-dependent Clp protease adapter ClpS — MIRSTQAPGRESGGAAVMEKAPERVRKPSPRYKVLLHNDPVNTMEYVVTTLRQVVPSLSEQDAIAVMMEAHNTGVGLVIVCDIEPAEFYSETLKAKGLSSTIEPED; from the coding sequence ATGATCCGATCAACTCAGGCGCCTGGCCGCGAGAGCGGCGGCGCCGCTGTGATGGAAAAAGCGCCGGAGCGGGTGCGCAAACCCTCGCCCCGCTACAAGGTGCTGCTCCACAACGACCCGGTGAACACCATGGAATACGTGGTGACCACCCTGCGGCAGGTGGTGCCCTCCCTGAGTGAGCAGGACGCCATCGCCGTGATGATGGAGGCCCACAACACCGGCGTGGGCCTGGTGATCGTCTGCGATATCGAGCCGGCGGAGTTCTACAGCGAAACCCTGAAGGCCAAGGGTCTCTCCAGCACGATCGAGCCCGAAGACTGA
- a CDS encoding LL-diaminopimelate aminotransferase — MAQVNGNYLKLKAGYLFPEIARRVKAFSEANPNAPIIRLGIGDVTEPLPQACRDAMKAAIDEMGTREGFHGYGPEQGYAWLREKIATHDFQARGCEISAEEIFVSDGSKCDSSNILDILGTGNRIAVTDPVYPVYVDSNVMAGRTGDADDAGQYGGLTYLPISADNGFSAQIPSEKVDLIYLCFPNNPTGAVATKEQLKAWVDYARANDALILFDAAYEAFIQDPSLPHSIYEIEGARDCAIEFRSFSKNAGFTGTRCALTVVPRGLMGTAANGEKVELWGLWNRRQCTKFNGVSYIVQRGAEAVYSADGQAQVKGLISFYMENAAIIRRELSDAGLTVYGGEQAPYVWIKTPAGVDSWGFFDLLLSQANVVGTPGSGFGAAGEGYFRLSAFNSRENVNEAMRRIKAALAPAAAAA, encoded by the coding sequence ATGGCCCAGGTCAACGGCAACTACCTCAAGCTCAAAGCGGGCTACCTCTTCCCTGAAATCGCACGTCGCGTCAAAGCTTTCAGCGAAGCGAACCCCAACGCTCCGATCATTCGCCTGGGCATTGGCGATGTCACCGAGCCCCTGCCCCAGGCCTGCCGCGATGCCATGAAGGCGGCCATCGACGAGATGGGAACCCGGGAGGGCTTCCATGGCTACGGCCCCGAGCAGGGCTACGCCTGGCTGCGCGAGAAGATCGCTACCCATGATTTCCAGGCCCGCGGCTGCGAGATCAGCGCCGAGGAGATCTTTGTCTCTGACGGCTCGAAGTGCGATAGCTCGAACATCCTCGACATCCTGGGCACCGGCAACCGCATTGCCGTCACCGATCCCGTCTACCCGGTGTACGTCGACAGCAACGTCATGGCGGGCCGCACGGGCGATGCCGATGACGCGGGCCAGTACGGCGGCCTGACCTACCTGCCCATCAGCGCCGACAACGGCTTCAGCGCCCAGATCCCCAGCGAGAAGGTGGATCTGATCTACCTCTGCTTCCCCAATAACCCCACGGGGGCGGTGGCAACGAAGGAGCAGCTCAAGGCCTGGGTGGACTACGCCCGCGCCAACGATGCCCTGATCCTGTTTGACGCGGCCTATGAGGCCTTCATCCAGGACCCCTCGCTGCCTCACTCCATCTACGAGATCGAGGGGGCCCGGGACTGCGCCATCGAGTTCCGCTCCTTCTCCAAGAACGCCGGTTTCACCGGCACCCGCTGCGCCCTGACCGTGGTGCCCCGTGGCCTAATGGGCACGGCCGCCAATGGCGAGAAGGTGGAACTCTGGGGCCTCTGGAACCGCCGCCAGTGCACCAAGTTCAACGGTGTCAGCTACATCGTTCAACGCGGCGCCGAAGCGGTCTATTCCGCGGACGGCCAAGCCCAGGTCAAAGGGCTGATCAGCTTCTACATGGAGAACGCCGCGATCATTCGCCGCGAACTCAGCGATGCAGGCCTGACGGTCTACGGCGGCGAGCAGGCTCCCTATGTCTGGATCAAGACCCCGGCCGGCGTGGACTCCTGGGGCTTCTTCGATCTGCTCTTGAGCCAAGCCAACGTGGTCGGCACCCCCGGCAGTGGTTTTGGTGCCGCGGGCGAAGGCTATTTCCGTCTTTCGGCCTTCAACAGCCGCGAGAACGTCAACGAAGCCATGCGCCGGATCAAGGCCGCCCTCGCCCCTGCTGCCGCTGCGGCCTGA
- a CDS encoding TIGR03960 family B12-binding radical SAM protein — MTAVFDAPVDFDALVDRSIAKPGRYLGNELGVQERDWDQVWPAADVRWALTYPEIYEVGSSNTGHIILYSILNSVPGQLCDRSYLPGPDLAQRLRERGQPLFAVESRRPLPAFDILGFSLSYELGATNILAMLELAQVPVRAADRGDLPLGDPEAPPLIFAGGPTATSNPEPFAAFFDFIVLGDGEEVLPELGLVVAEAKAAGLSRRALLLDLAQVPGVYVPSLYGPGPDGVSQQPLHPGVPKRVMRRTATPMPHYAMGLVPHIETVHDRLTVEIRRGCTRGCRFCQPGMLTRPARDVEPQAVVEAIETGMERTGYSDFSLLSLSCSDYLALPAVGVELRNRLADKNVTLTLPSQRVDRFDENIAHILGGTRKAGLTFAPEAGTQRLRDIVNKGLTDAELLRGIRTAMESGYRKVKLYFMIGLPGETDSDVLGIAETCRSLQQQCRDLGRLELNLTISNFTPKPHTPFQWHSVSTAEFVRRQQLLREALRQLRGLKTNFTDVRLSAMEDFVGRGDRRLAPVIEAAWRAGAGLDAWFEAADRTYQAWTDAIEAADLGGRYRELEMGEWSSAEGMDPSDLAAFCAQPLPWDHIDSGVEKTWLAEDLRNALAAAVVPDCSFEGCSSCGVCGPELGHNVVVAPPQIPEPSPQRPPASERVQRLRFRFAKTGSLALLSHLDLVRLMERALRRSRLPASFTGGFHPLPRVQFALALPLGAEADGEWMDIEFTATLDPEHARQQLQRQLPPGFALLEVYPVEVFGSSLSQELSGATWAVQWRVEQGHAMAAPEVWDEAVSQLLAQESWIWEDTDKKGRARQRDLRPYLQQVERRPRSAEDPDLQELQYSAVVDPAGRSLKPEQLQQWFSTSLALPLAMVGLRRRSLLLQSPSGS, encoded by the coding sequence GTGACCGCCGTTTTCGATGCACCGGTGGATTTCGACGCCCTGGTGGATCGCAGCATCGCCAAGCCAGGCCGGTATCTCGGCAACGAGTTGGGGGTGCAGGAGCGGGACTGGGATCAGGTCTGGCCGGCCGCCGACGTGCGCTGGGCCCTGACTTATCCCGAGATCTACGAGGTCGGCTCGAGCAACACCGGCCACATCATTCTCTATTCGATCCTCAACAGCGTTCCGGGTCAGCTGTGTGACCGCAGTTACCTGCCGGGCCCGGATCTCGCCCAGCGTTTGCGTGAGCGGGGGCAGCCCCTCTTCGCGGTGGAAAGCCGCCGGCCGCTGCCCGCCTTCGACATTCTCGGCTTCTCGCTGAGTTACGAACTCGGCGCCACCAACATCCTGGCGATGTTGGAGTTGGCCCAGGTCCCTGTGCGGGCGGCCGATCGCGGTGATCTCCCCCTGGGCGATCCAGAGGCCCCGCCGTTGATTTTTGCCGGCGGCCCCACCGCCACCAGTAACCCCGAGCCCTTCGCCGCCTTTTTCGATTTCATTGTCCTGGGGGACGGCGAGGAGGTCCTCCCCGAGCTCGGCCTAGTGGTCGCGGAGGCCAAGGCTGCGGGCCTCAGTCGCCGCGCGCTGCTGTTGGATCTGGCCCAGGTGCCAGGGGTCTATGTCCCCTCCCTCTATGGACCTGGCCCCGACGGGGTGAGCCAGCAGCCGCTGCATCCCGGGGTCCCCAAGCGGGTGATGCGCCGCACCGCGACGCCCATGCCCCACTACGCCATGGGTTTGGTGCCCCATATCGAGACGGTTCACGACCGCCTCACCGTGGAGATTCGCCGCGGCTGTACGCGGGGCTGCCGCTTCTGCCAGCCAGGGATGCTCACCCGTCCTGCCCGGGACGTGGAACCACAGGCCGTGGTGGAGGCCATCGAAACAGGCATGGAGCGCACGGGCTATTCCGATTTCTCCTTGCTCTCCCTGAGCTGCTCGGACTACCTGGCCCTGCCGGCGGTGGGGGTGGAGCTGCGCAACCGCCTCGCCGATAAGAACGTCACCTTGACCCTGCCCAGTCAGCGGGTCGACCGCTTCGACGAGAACATCGCCCACATCCTGGGCGGGACCCGCAAGGCGGGCTTGACCTTTGCGCCCGAGGCCGGCACCCAGCGCCTGCGGGACATCGTCAACAAGGGCCTGACCGACGCCGAGCTGCTGCGGGGGATCCGCACCGCGATGGAGAGCGGCTATCGCAAGGTCAAGCTCTATTTCATGATCGGCCTGCCGGGGGAGACCGATTCCGACGTCCTGGGCATTGCGGAGACCTGCCGCTCCTTGCAACAGCAGTGCCGTGATCTGGGGCGGTTGGAGCTCAACCTCACCATCAGCAATTTCACCCCCAAGCCCCACACCCCCTTCCAGTGGCACAGCGTCAGCACGGCTGAATTTGTTCGCCGGCAGCAGCTCTTGCGGGAGGCCCTGCGCCAACTGCGCGGGCTGAAGACGAATTTCACCGATGTGCGCCTCTCGGCGATGGAGGACTTTGTCGGGCGGGGGGACCGGCGCCTCGCGCCCGTGATTGAGGCGGCCTGGCGCGCCGGGGCCGGGTTGGATGCCTGGTTTGAAGCGGCGGATCGCACCTATCAGGCCTGGACCGATGCGATTGAGGCGGCCGATCTGGGCGGGCGCTACCGCGAGCTTGAGATGGGGGAGTGGAGTTCCGCTGAGGGCATGGACCCCAGTGATCTGGCGGCCTTCTGCGCTCAGCCCCTGCCCTGGGACCACATTGATTCAGGGGTCGAGAAAACCTGGCTGGCCGAGGACCTGCGCAATGCCCTGGCTGCTGCGGTGGTGCCGGACTGCTCCTTTGAGGGCTGCAGCAGCTGCGGTGTCTGTGGCCCCGAGTTGGGGCACAACGTGGTGGTGGCCCCTCCGCAGATTCCTGAGCCGAGCCCCCAGCGGCCTCCCGCCAGTGAGCGTGTGCAGCGCCTGCGCTTCCGCTTTGCCAAAACAGGGTCCTTGGCCCTGCTGAGTCACCTGGATTTGGTGCGCCTGATGGAGCGGGCCCTACGCCGTTCGCGTTTGCCGGCGAGCTTCACCGGGGGCTTCCATCCCCTGCCTCGGGTGCAATTTGCCTTGGCTCTCCCCCTGGGCGCCGAGGCCGATGGGGAATGGATGGATATCGAGTTCACGGCCACGCTCGATCCTGAGCACGCCCGCCAGCAGTTGCAACGCCAACTTCCCCCTGGGTTTGCGCTGCTGGAGGTCTACCCCGTGGAGGTCTTCGGCTCAAGCTTGTCCCAGGAGCTCTCGGGTGCGACCTGGGCTGTGCAGTGGCGCGTCGAGCAGGGCCATGCCATGGCTGCTCCCGAGGTGTGGGACGAGGCGGTCTCCCAACTGCTGGCTCAGGAGTCCTGGATTTGGGAGGACACCGATAAGAAAGGTCGAGCGAGGCAGCGGGATTTGCGGCCCTATCTCCAGCAGGTTGAACGGCGTCCCCGCTCGGCTGAGGACCCGGATCTTCAGGAGCTCCAGTACAGCGCGGTGGTCGATCCTGCAGGCCGCAGTTTGAAGCCGGAACAGCTGCAGCAGTGGTTCTCAACCAGCTTGGCTTTGCCGCTGGCCATGGTCGGTTTGCGGCGGCGTTCGTTACTGCTGCAAAGCCCTTCTGGCTCTTGA
- the cofG gene encoding 7,8-didemethyl-8-hydroxy-5-deazariboflavin synthase subunit CofG has protein sequence MPAEAVVTWSPSVTLVPTRGCFNRCGYCSFRVSPALAVPLTAEEALLQLRERPAAAEVLLLSGEEAPGSAGRAAWFSRLLQLSQLALDQGRLPHTNAGPLSCQEMARLGRSNPSMGLMLEGLGPAYEPLHARAPSKRLEVRLAQLEQAGRLGIPFTTGLLLGVGESRADRIRALELLRDLQLRWGHLQEVILQPWRPDGDSAVVLSESEQGDLLELIADARSLLPQEVHLQTPPNLWPLASLPSALAAGIDDLGGIDLEDVINPAYPQPAISQLRAVLEASGWQLKPRTCTHQHWWRRLPPALRERVERIDETLQQRWTTAAC, from the coding sequence GTGCCTGCTGAGGCCGTCGTCACCTGGAGTCCCAGCGTCACGTTGGTTCCGACCCGCGGCTGCTTCAACCGCTGCGGCTACTGCAGTTTTCGCGTCTCCCCAGCACTGGCTGTACCACTCACGGCTGAGGAGGCCCTGCTGCAGCTGCGTGAGCGTCCCGCCGCTGCTGAGGTGTTGCTGTTGAGCGGTGAAGAGGCGCCTGGATCAGCGGGCCGCGCTGCCTGGTTCAGCCGTCTGCTGCAGCTCAGCCAGCTCGCCCTGGATCAGGGCCGGCTTCCCCACACGAATGCGGGTCCCCTGAGCTGTCAGGAAATGGCGCGCCTTGGCCGGAGCAATCCCTCGATGGGCTTGATGTTGGAGGGGCTCGGTCCTGCCTATGAGCCCCTGCATGCCCGCGCCCCCAGCAAGCGTCTGGAGGTTCGCCTGGCTCAACTCGAGCAGGCAGGACGCTTGGGTATCCCTTTCACCACGGGGCTGCTGTTGGGCGTGGGCGAAAGCCGCGCTGATCGCATCAGGGCCTTGGAGCTGCTGCGGGATCTCCAGTTGCGCTGGGGGCACCTGCAGGAAGTGATCCTTCAGCCCTGGCGACCCGATGGTGATTCAGCGGTTGTTCTGAGCGAATCCGAGCAAGGGGATCTCCTGGAGTTGATCGCCGATGCCCGGTCCCTCTTGCCGCAGGAGGTGCACCTGCAGACGCCACCCAATCTCTGGCCTTTGGCGTCCCTGCCCTCTGCCTTGGCTGCTGGCATCGATGACCTCGGCGGGATCGATCTGGAGGACGTGATTAATCCCGCCTATCCCCAACCGGCGATCAGCCAGCTGCGCGCGGTGCTTGAGGCCTCTGGCTGGCAACTCAAACCGCGCACCTGCACGCATCAGCACTGGTGGCGTCGATTGCCGCCTGCTCTGCGGGAGAGGGTCGAGCGGATCGACGAAACCCTCCAACAACGTTGGACAACAGCTGCTTGTTAG
- a CDS encoding photosystem II high light acclimation radical SAM protein, with translation MLLVRLPCNPIFPIGPVYLADHLHKQFPGLAQQILDLAAVPLLDVEAVLLERIESFRPTVLVFSWRDIQIYAPVDGRGGNPLQNSFEVFYALNPVRRLRGAFGGLRLMASFYGELWRNLRLVRRGLKRARRHHPEAQAVLGGGAVSVFYEQLGKRLPRGTVVSVGEGEPLLEKLLRGESLEGERCFLAGEAPRPGLIHEQPSGMEKTACDYDYIASIWPQLDWYLDGGDFYVGVQTKRGCPHNCCYCVYTVVEGKAVRVNPVEEVIAEMHQLYRRGVRGFWFTDAQFIPARRYIDDAKELLRAVKAQGWTDIRWAAYIRADNLDAELAQLMVDTGMDYFEIGITSGSQELVRKMRMGYNLRTVLENCRLLAEAGFKEHVSVNYSFNVIDERPETIRQTVAYHRELERIFGADKVEPAIFFIGLQPHTHLEQYGFDQGLIKPGYNPMSMLPWTARQLLWNPEPMGSTFGRICLEAFERNPADFGRTVIDLLERDYGTAPLEEALRAPVEGRKALATATR, from the coding sequence GTGTTGCTCGTGCGGCTCCCCTGCAATCCGATTTTCCCGATTGGCCCGGTGTATCTGGCCGATCATCTGCACAAACAATTCCCCGGACTGGCCCAGCAGATCCTTGATCTGGCTGCTGTCCCCCTGCTGGATGTCGAGGCGGTGCTGCTGGAGCGGATCGAGAGCTTCCGGCCCACCGTTCTGGTCTTTTCCTGGCGGGACATTCAGATCTATGCCCCGGTGGATGGTCGCGGGGGCAACCCTCTGCAGAACTCCTTTGAGGTCTTCTACGCCCTGAATCCCGTTCGCCGTCTGCGCGGTGCCTTTGGCGGGTTGCGTTTGATGGCCTCCTTTTACGGGGAGCTCTGGCGCAATTTGCGCTTGGTCCGCCGTGGCCTGAAGCGCGCGCGCCGTCATCACCCAGAGGCCCAGGCGGTCTTGGGCGGAGGCGCGGTCAGCGTCTTCTACGAACAGCTCGGCAAACGGCTACCCCGGGGCACCGTGGTCTCCGTTGGCGAAGGAGAGCCCTTGCTCGAGAAGCTCCTGCGTGGGGAGTCCCTCGAGGGCGAGCGCTGTTTTCTGGCGGGTGAAGCGCCTCGGCCCGGTCTGATTCATGAGCAGCCCTCCGGCATGGAGAAGACGGCCTGCGACTACGACTACATCGCCTCGATTTGGCCCCAGCTGGATTGGTATCTCGATGGGGGCGACTTCTACGTCGGCGTTCAGACCAAGCGGGGCTGCCCCCACAACTGCTGCTACTGCGTCTACACGGTGGTGGAGGGCAAGGCCGTCCGGGTCAATCCCGTCGAGGAGGTCATCGCCGAGATGCATCAGCTCTATCGGCGTGGGGTGCGCGGCTTCTGGTTCACCGATGCGCAATTCATCCCGGCGCGCCGCTACATCGACGATGCCAAGGAGCTTCTGCGGGCGGTAAAGGCCCAGGGCTGGACGGACATCCGCTGGGCGGCCTACATCCGAGCCGACAACCTCGACGCCGAGCTGGCCCAGCTGATGGTCGACACCGGCATGGACTACTTCGAGATCGGCATTACCTCGGGGTCCCAGGAGCTCGTGCGCAAGATGCGGATGGGCTACAACCTCCGCACCGTGCTTGAGAACTGTCGCCTCTTGGCCGAGGCTGGCTTCAAGGAGCACGTCTCGGTGAACTACTCCTTCAACGTCATCGACGAGCGTCCGGAGACGATTCGTCAGACCGTTGCCTACCACCGCGAGCTGGAGCGCATTTTTGGTGCCGACAAGGTTGAGCCCGCGATCTTTTTCATTGGCTTGCAACCCCACACGCACCTGGAGCAGTACGGCTTTGATCAGGGCCTGATCAAGCCGGGCTACAACCCGATGAGCATGCTTCCCTGGACGGCGCGGCAACTCCTCTGGAACCCCGAACCGATGGGCAGCACCTTTGGGCGCATTTGCCTGGAGGCGTTTGAGCGCAATCCCGCCGACTTTGGTCGCACGGTGATTGATCTCTTGGAGCGTGATTACGGCACGGCTCCACTGGAGGAGGCGTTGCGCGCTCCGGTCGAGGGGCGAAAGGCCTTGGCAACGGCGACCCGTTAG
- a CDS encoding CPBP family intramembrane glutamic endopeptidase, with protein MQSPTRSTLHWWGTLLYVPVLYGLGWLSSRPLALVFPQWRPDQVDLAGVVVSLLLLLLTLPWRLRRSWGVDHPWQQLGVVVRPTAGLRAFLRGLLKAAGLLFGVVVVLLLSGQSQWQGQLTAGQVLNAIALLLGVGFAEELLFRGWLWGELELLGGRQRAIGLQAAFFALVHPWYQLPPIEAIALLVGLVLLGLALALQRRADQGALWGSIGLHGGLVGGWFALQAGLISLPATAPVWLLGPGGANPNPIGGLLGWAGLAGLIVVRRRWWR; from the coding sequence ATGCAGTCCCCCACCAGATCAACGTTGCACTGGTGGGGGACGCTGCTCTACGTCCCGGTCCTCTACGGATTGGGTTGGCTCAGCTCGCGGCCGCTGGCGCTGGTCTTCCCCCAATGGCGCCCTGACCAGGTGGACCTGGCTGGGGTGGTGGTTTCGCTGCTGCTACTGCTACTGACCCTGCCTTGGCGCTTGCGCCGCAGCTGGGGTGTCGACCATCCCTGGCAACAGCTCGGGGTTGTGGTGCGTCCCACCGCGGGCCTTCGCGCCTTCCTTCGCGGGCTGCTCAAGGCCGCTGGGCTGCTGTTCGGTGTGGTGGTGGTCCTGCTGCTCAGCGGCCAGAGCCAATGGCAGGGACAACTCACGGCCGGCCAAGTGCTCAACGCCATCGCCCTGCTGCTCGGGGTGGGATTCGCCGAGGAGTTGCTCTTTCGTGGTTGGCTCTGGGGCGAATTGGAGCTGCTGGGGGGCCGGCAACGGGCCATCGGGCTCCAGGCCGCGTTCTTTGCCCTGGTGCATCCCTGGTACCAGCTGCCCCCCATCGAAGCCATCGCCCTGTTGGTGGGACTGGTGCTACTGGGCCTCGCCTTAGCGCTGCAAAGACGCGCCGATCAAGGGGCACTCTGGGGATCCATTGGCCTACACGGCGGCTTAGTCGGGGGCTGGTTTGCGCTTCAGGCCGGACTGATCAGCCTGCCGGCAACCGCACCCGTTTGGCTGCTGGGTCCAGGTGGCGCCAATCCCAACCCGATCGGAGGCCTGCTGGGTTGGGCCGGACTGGCGGGGTTGATCGTGGTGCGCCGTCGCTGGTGGCGCTGA